In Chroicocephalus ridibundus chromosome 4, bChrRid1.1, whole genome shotgun sequence, one genomic interval encodes:
- the MEAK7 gene encoding MTOR-associated protein MEAK7, translating into MGNAESNAYRNHLSRFLPEEQSDIDGVFDTLSGSSGSAGAKNGKATKKTVSLAALQAYVQEPLPDQMTVRLYNGMKSIDLTGKSSAPSEQIAKEQFVIFMSNLLKGNADEKVTIIMRMISKTEGPVKGKQIQEFTEDLITSVVHVLNYRKELRGWNLENTRDSASGVKALASQLLSELKLADGTKPVGPQLMETNFDQSVIEDWVYRVPQISVFLSVVIRQGLHVLHSLPDQTKDILNLVPGCKGIKGRGLVSLFDIPSIIYINSHLPAELQHKWQLLFSSRLHGESFSQLCGHIVNKGPCIVILKDLDGYIFGGFASHPWEVKPQFQGDNRCFLFSVFPSLAVYTYTGYNDHYMYLNHGQQTMPNGLGMGGQHGYFGLWIDGDYGKGHSKAKPRCTTYNSPQLSAKEDFTLDAMEVWAVGDLPESAGTKGKKSILDVDPQAQALLEMAGKSRQSEGLREPLEEDEDDDN; encoded by the exons ATGGGAAACGCAGAAAGCAATGCCTATCGGAATCACCTTTCCAGGTTTCTTCCTGAGGAGCAGTCTGACATTGATGGAGTATTTGATACCTTATCAGGATCTagtggctcagctggagcaaAAAATGGCAAAGCTACAAAGAAAACTGTGTCTCTGGCAGCACTGCAG GCATATGTGCAGGAGCCATTACCAGACCAAATGACTGTTCGGTTATACAACGGAATGAAAAGTATTGACCTGACCGGGAAATCATCTGCGCCGAGTGAACAGATTGCTAAAGAGCAGTTTGTAATTTTTATGTCAAACCTCTTAAAAGGGAATGCAGATGAGAAGGTTACCATAATAATGAGAATGATCTCCAAGACAGAAGGGCCTGTGAAGGGCAAACAAATCCAAGAG TTCACAGAGGATCTGATCACGTCTGTAGTCCATGTACTGAACTACAGGAAGGAACTGAGAGGTTGGAATTTGGAGAATACTAGGGATTCTGCAAGTGGAGTAAAGGCTCTGGCTTCTCAGCTGCTGTCAGAATTGAAGCTTGCAG ATGGGACAAAACCTGTGGGTCCTCAGCTGATGGAGACAAATTTTGATCAAAGTGTCATTGAGGATTGGGTGTACCGAGTTCCACAGATCTCAGTTTTCCTCAGTGTTGTTATCAGGCAAGGCCTCCATGTTCTGCATTCTCTCCCAGACCAAACCAAAGACATACTCAACCTGGTTCCAGGCTGCAAAGGCATAAAAGGAAGAGGACTTGTCAGTCTCTTTGACATCCCATCCATCATATACATCAACTCCCATCTGCCTGCAGAGCTACAGCACAAGtggcagcttttattttcttctaggcTTCATGGAGAAAGCTTTTCACAGTTATGTGGGCATATAGTGAACAAAGGTCCTTGCATAGTGATCTTAAAGGACTTAGATGGTTATATTTTTGGTGGGTTTGCGTCTCACCCCTGGGAGGTGAAGCCACAGTTTCAAG GTGACAACagatgctttctgttttctgtgttcccCTCTCTTGCTGTATACACATACACAGGCTATAATGACCACTACATGTATTTGAACCATGGCCAACAAACAATGCCAAATGGACTT GGTATGGGTGGCCAGCATGGTTACTTTGGACTCTGGATAGACGGTGACTATGGGAAGGGACACAGTAAAGCAAAACCTCGATGCACCACCTACAACAGTCCCCAGCTGTCAGCGAAAGAGGATTTTACACTGGATGCCATGGAAGTCTGGGCAGTGGGAGACCTCCCTGAAAGTGCAGGG acaaaaGGTAAGAAGAGTATCCTGGATGTAGACCCTCAGGCTCAGGCCTTATTAGAAATGGCTGGAAAAAGTCGCCAGAGCGAAGGCCTACGAGAACCCCTTGAagaggatgaggatgatgataACTAA